From one Pseudopipra pipra isolate bDixPip1 chromosome 2, bDixPip1.hap1, whole genome shotgun sequence genomic stretch:
- the CCDC90B gene encoding coiled-coil domain-containing protein 90B, mitochondrial isoform X4 → MVTQAQQVKTNLWCVAVMARTCIFKAQEITLQQIMAHLDSIRKDMVILEKSEFANLRAENEKMKIELDQVKQQLMNETGKIRADSKLDINLERSRVTDMFTDQERKLMEATTEFHKKDSSTNSVISEISNKIDTEIASLKTLMESNKLDTIRYLAASVFTCLAIALGFYRFWK, encoded by the exons ATGGTCACGCAGGCTCAGCAGGTGAAAACCAATCTGTGGTGTGTAGCTGTAATGGCTCGTACTTGCATCTTTAAAGCACAA GAAATAACTTTACAGCAGATAATGGCACATTTGGACTCCATTCGAAAAGATATGgtcatcctggagaaaagtgAATTTGCAAACTTGAGAGCAGAGAATGAG aaaatgaaaattgaatTAGATCAAGTTAAACAGCAGCTAATG aatgaaacTGGTAAAATCCGAGCTGACAGCAAGCTAGACATAAacctggagaggagcagggtgACAGATATG TTTACAGATCAGGAGAGGAAACTGATGGAAGCAACTACGGAGTTTCATAAAAAA GATTCAAGTACCAATAGCGTTATCTCAGAAATCAGTAATAAAATTGACACTGAAATAGCTTCCTTAAAAACACTCATGGAATCGAACAAACTTGATACGATACGTTATCTGGCAG cttcaGTGTTCACTTGCCTGGCAATAGCACTGGGATTTTACAGGTTCTGGAAGTAG
- the CCDC90B gene encoding coiled-coil domain-containing protein 90B, mitochondrial isoform X5, whose product MVTQAQQEITLQQIMAHLDSIRKDMVILEKSEFANLRAENEKMKIELDQVKQQLMNETGKIRADSKLDINLERSRVTDMFTDQERKLMEATTEFHKKDSSTNSVISEISNKIDTEIASLKTLMESNKLDTIRYLAASVFTCLAIALGFYRFWK is encoded by the exons ATGGTCACGCAGGCTCAGCAG GAAATAACTTTACAGCAGATAATGGCACATTTGGACTCCATTCGAAAAGATATGgtcatcctggagaaaagtgAATTTGCAAACTTGAGAGCAGAGAATGAG aaaatgaaaattgaatTAGATCAAGTTAAACAGCAGCTAATG aatgaaacTGGTAAAATCCGAGCTGACAGCAAGCTAGACATAAacctggagaggagcagggtgACAGATATG TTTACAGATCAGGAGAGGAAACTGATGGAAGCAACTACGGAGTTTCATAAAAAA GATTCAAGTACCAATAGCGTTATCTCAGAAATCAGTAATAAAATTGACACTGAAATAGCTTCCTTAAAAACACTCATGGAATCGAACAAACTTGATACGATACGTTATCTGGCAG cttcaGTGTTCACTTGCCTGGCAATAGCACTGGGATTTTACAGGTTCTGGAAGTAG